ATCCGCATGGGCGCCAACTGCCGCGTACGCGCGAACACTTCCTGCCGCCAGCTCTCCGGAACCACACTCTCCGGCGCCAACTCCCGCCCCGCAGCGATCCCCACGAGATGCGTCCACGACCGAGGCACGACGTCCACCACCGCGTACCCGCCCCCGCCCAACGCCACCCACCGCCCGTCGGCGTAAGAGTGCGCCAGCTCATGACAGGCCACCTGCACAGCCCGCTGCGCATCCAACGACACGGCCAGATGTGCCAACGGATCCTCGAAGTGCGTATCCGCCCCGTGCTGCGTCACCAGCACCTGCGGCCGGAAGTCGGCCAGCAGCTCAGGCACCACCGCATGGAACGCCCGCAACCACCCCGCGTCCCCGGTCCCCGCAGGCAACGCGACATTGACCGCACTCCCCTCCGCAGCACCCGCCGCCCCGGTCTCCTCGGCCCACCCGGTCTGCGGAAACAACGTCCGCGGATGCTCGTGCAGCGAGATCGTCAGAACCCGCGGATCCTCCCAGAACGCCGCCTGCACCCCGTCCCCGTGATGCACATCGACATCCACATACGCGACCCGCTCCGCCCCCAACTCCAACAACCGCGCGATCGCCAGCGAAGCGTCGTTGTAGATACAGAACCCCGACGCACCCCCCGGCATCGCATGATGCAGCCCACCCGCGAAGTTCACCGCGTGCAGCGCGTCCCCGCGCCACACCGCCTCAGCAGCCCCCACCGACTGCCCCGCGATCATCGCGGACACCTCGTGCATCCCGGCGAAGGCGGGATCGTCCAGCGTCCCGATCCCGTACTCCCCGACCGCCGCCCCGGGATTCTCCGACGCCGCCTTCACGGCCTCGATGTAGTCCTCCCGGTGCACCAGCCGCAGCGTCGACTCCCCGGCGGGCTTCGCGGCCACGACCTCCAGCTCCCGGTCCAGCCCGAAGGCACTCACCAGGCTCCGGGTCAGCGCAAGCCGGACCGGATCCATCGGATGCTCCGGACCGAAGTCATATCCCGTTACTGCCTCGTCCCACATCAGCTGTGCGCGGCCGCTCATGCCCGCCACCGTATCGGTCCGGTTGAGCGGCGAACGACCGGGCGTACACAAGCGTCACCAGCACCAACACCATCGGCACCAGCATCGCCCCGCGATAACTCCAGGCGTCGCCCAGCGCCCCCACCAACGGCGAACCGATCAAAAACCCCACATAGTTGAAGACATTGAGCCGGGCGACAGCCGCATCGGACGCCCCCGGAAACAGCCGTCCGGCCGCCGCGAAGGTCTGCGGCACCAGCACACACAGCCCCAGCCCCAGCAACGTGAACCCGAGCATCCCGACCCACGCCCCCGGCGCCGAAGCCACCACCGCGAACCCGAGCGCGGCCACCACGGCCCCCGCCCGCACCACCGTCACGGCCCCGAACCGCCGTACCCCGAAGTCCCCGAGCCCCCGCCCGATCAGGGTGGTGATCATGTAGACGTTGTACGGCACGGTCGCCAACTGCTCCGAGCTCCCCAGCACGTCCTGCAAATACTTGGCGCTCCAGTTGGAGACGGTCGAGTCCCCGATGTACGCGAAGGTCATCACCAGACACAGCGGCAGCAGCGCCTTGAAGACCACACCGCCCCCGCCCCCGCCAGCCTGCGCCTCCACCGGCTCGGGATCACCGCTGTCGACGTACCACCGACTCCCGACGAAGGCGGCCGGCAGCAGCACGACCACCACCGGCAGATACGACACGAACAACGCCAGATCCCAGTGCGCCCCCACCCACGCCAGGGACGCGCCCACGATCCCGCCCAGGCTGAACACGGCATGGAAGCTGAGCATGATGCTCCGCCCGTACGCCCGCTGGAGACTGACCCCGAGCATGTTCATCGAGGCGTCCAGCGCACCCACGGCGAGCCCGAAGGCGGCCAGCGCGATCGCCAGCTCGACCATCGCGTCCCCGGCCCCGACCCCGAGCAGCGCCAGCAGCACGACCGGCTGGGCCCAGCGCAGCAGTCGGCTCGGCGGTATTCGCTTCACCACCTTCTCGGTCGTGACGCTCCCGACCCCGGCCAGCACCGGTACGGCGGCCAGGAAGGCCGGCAGCAGCGCGTCGGAGATGCCGTACCGGTCCTGGATCGCCGGAATCCGCGTCACCAGCAAGGCAAAGGCGACCCCCTGCGCAAAGAAGCTGAACGCCAACGAGGCCCTACCGCGCCGCAGCACATCTGTCATGGCGGCGAGCGTAGGGCCCCGGACTACCCGTGGGTAGATCCAGCCAAAGATGAATTTCCCTCAGCTTTGACGAGCAAGCCCGTCAGGCGGCGATGGCGACCCCCACCTTGGCAGCCTTCTCGGCCCCGGCCTCAGCCTCGACCTCCGCGGCGATCATCCGCTCCATGGGCCCGGCGGCCAGCGCCCCACCGACCACCATCCCGAGCACCATCGCCCCGACCATGACGACCGAGCCCAGCCACACCATGGTGTCCACGGGCACGGTGTACGCCCCCACGATCCGCACCACGCACTCCGCGAGCAGCACCACACCCCACACCACCGAGAAGACCCGCTCGGCCCGCCGGAAGTCCGCCGAGGCAGAACCTACGGCGGTACCGCCCAGGAGCCGCTCCCACGCTGCCTGCTTGGCCGCGTCCGCCTTGACGAGGAAAGGCTTGAGAGCGGCCGTCATCATCGGCCGCCCCAGCACCACCGACACCAGGATCCCGATCCCGACCGTGCTGCTGACCGCACTGTCCTTGGCGAGCATCAGCCGCGGATCCCCGGTGACAAAGCTGAGCAGCAGCGACACGACGTTCACGACCAGGATGAGCCCCGCGAGCCCGTTGGCCTTCCGCTCCCTGACCGCACACCACACCGTCCGCCCGGCAGGCACCACACTGCTCCAGGCCAGCGCCGCGAAGGTACTCATCCCGAAGGCGTCCCGGAAGAGGTAGTACGACCCGACAGGCACCGCCACGTCCAGGACCAGGGGGCGGAAGGGGTTCTGCTTGCTCGTACTCGTCGTCTTCATGCCCTCAGCTTCTCGTCCGCCGGGGGTCTCCCAGTAGAAACGATCGTCCGGAGCTCGCCATGACAAATGTCAGGCGCGAGGTCACCGCAGCAGACCCACCAAGTCCCCCATGTCGGAGAAGAGTTGAGTGGCATCGGCGAGCTTGGCGGCAGGCGTCATGGCGGTGAACCCGTACACCTCCATGCCGGCCGCCACAGCCGCCTGCACCCCCAGCGGACTGTCCTCGACGACGACACACCGCTCCGGCGCCACCCCCATCCGCTCAGCGGCGTACAGGAACAGATCCGGCGCCGGCTTACCCCGCCCCACATCCTGCGAACTGAAGACCCGCGACTCCTCGAACCACCGGTCCAGCCCCGTCGTCCGATGCCCCACCCGAATCCGCTCATGACTCCCGGACGAGGCCACGCAGTACGGCACTCCGGCGCCCGCCAGCTCCTCCAGCACATCCACCGCACCGCCCACGGGCTTCAACTCCCGCTCGAACGCGTCAAACACCCGCCCGTGAAAGACGTCGTCGAACTCCGCCGGCAACGGCTCCCCCGTACGCTCCAGCACCAGATCATGGATCCGATGCATCGCGGACCCCATGTAGTCCCGGATGGAGTCCTCGTACGAGGTCGGGTGCCCGAGCTCCGTCAGATAGGCGGCCAGCAAGCGATTGGAAATCGGCTCGCTGTCCACGAGGACACCGTCATTGTCGAAAATCACCAGGTCATAGCGCATGACCCTGAGCCTAAACGCAGAAAACCCCGCACCGAACCGGTGCGGGGTTTTCTCAAATTTTGTTCGGCGGCGTCCTACTCTCCCACAGGGTCCCCCCTGCAGTACCATCGGCGCTGTAAGGCTTAGCTTCCGGGTTCGGAATGTAACCGGGCGTTTCCCTCACGCTATGACCACCGAAACACTATGAAACTGTCAAACATGCCGCACCACACCCGTGACCATGGGCATGGGGCCGTTCGTGGTTTCAGAACCAACACAGTGGACGCGAGCAACTGAGGACAAGCCCTCGGCCTATTAGTACCGGTCACCTCCACCCATTACTGGGCTTCCAGATCCGGCCTATCAACCCAGTCGTCTACTGGGAGCCTTACCCCATCAAGTGGGTGGGAATACTCATCTCGAAGCAGGCTTCCCGCTTAGATGCTTTCAGCGGTTATCCCTCCCGAACGTAGCCAACCAGCCATGCCCTTGGCAGAACAACTGGCACACCAGAGGTTCGTCCGTCCCGGTCCTCTCGTACTAGGGACAGCCCTTCTCAATATTCCTGCGCGCGCAGCGGATAGGGACCGAACTGTCTCACGACGTTCTAAACCCAGCTCGCGTACCGCTTTAATGGGCGAACAGCCCAACCCTTGGGACCGACTCCAGCCCCAGGATGCGACGAGCCGACATCGAGGTGCCAAACCATCCCGTCGATATGGACTCTTGGGGAAGATCAGCCTGTTATCCCCGGGGTACCTTTTATCCGTTGAGCGACGGCGCTTCCACAAGCCACCGCCGGATCACTAGTCCCGACTTTCGTCCCTGCTCGACCCGTCGGTCTCACAGTCAAGCTCCCTTGTGCACTTACACTCAACACCTGATTGCCAACCAGGCTGAGGGAACCTTTGGGCGCCTCCGTTACTCTTTAGGAGGCAACCGCCCCAGTTAAACTACCCATCAGACACTGTCCCTGATCCGGATCACGGACCCAGGTTAGACATCCAGCACGACCAGACTGGTATTTCAACGACGACTCCACAACCACTGGCGTGGCCGCTTCAAAGTCTCCCAGCTATCCTACACAAGCCGAACCGAACACCAATATCAAACTGTAGTAAAGGTCCCGGGGTCTTTCCGTCCTGCTGCGCGAAACGAGCATCTTTACTCGTAGTGCAATTTCACCGGGCCTATGGTTGAGACAGTCGAGAAGTCGTTACGCCATTCGTGCAGGTCGGAACTTACCCGACAAGGAATTTCGCTACCTTAGGATGGTTATAGTTACCACCGCCGTTTACTGGCGCTTAAGTTCTCAGCTTCGCACGCCCGAAAGCGCACTAACCGGTCCCCTTAACGTTCCAGCACCGGGCAGGCGTCAGTCCGTATACATCGCCTTACGGCTTCGCACGGACCTGTGTTTTTAGTAAACAGTCGCTTCTCGCTGGTCTCTGCGGCCACCCCCAGCTCGGAGAGCAAGTCCCCTCACCAGTGATGGCCCCCCTTCTCCCGAAGTTACGGGGGCATTTTGCCGAGTTCCTTAACCATAGTTCACCCGAACGCCTCGGTATTCTCTACCTGACCACCTGAGTCGGTTTAGGGTACGGGCCGCCATGAAACTCGCTAGAGGCTTTTCTCGACAGCATAGGATCATCCACTTCACCACAATCGGCTCGGCATCAGGTCTCAGCCTTAATGAGCGGCGGATTTGCCTACCACTCGGCCTACACCCTTACCCCGGGACAACCACCGCCCGGGATGGACTACCTTCCTGCGTCACCCCATCACTCACCTACTACCACCTTGGTTCGGCGGCTCCACCACTTTCCTTTCCCCGAAGGGTCCGGAACGGCTTCACGGCCTTAGCATTAATGGGTTCGATGTTTGACGCTTCACAGCGGGTACCGGAATATCAACCGGTTATCCATCGACTACGCCTGTCGGCCTCGCCTTAGGTCCCGACTTACCCTGGGCAGATCAGCTTGACCCAGGAACCCTTAGTCAATCGGCGCACACGTTTCTCACGTGTGTATCGCTACTCATGCCTGCATTCTCACTCGTGAACCGTCCACCACTAGCTTCCGCTGCGGCTTCACCCGGCACACGACGCTCCCCTACCCATCCATACAGGCGTTGGCCCTATTGTATGAATGACACGACTTCGGCGGTACGCTTGAGCCCCGCTACATTGTCGGCGCGGAATCACTAGACCAGTGAGCTATTACGCACTCTTTCAAGGGTGGCTGCTTCTAAGCCAACCTCCTGGTTGTCTGTGCGACTCCACATCCTTTCCCACTTAGCGTACGCTTAGGGGCCTTAGTCGATGCTCTGGGCTGTTTCCCTCTCGACCATGGAGCTTATCCCCCACAGTCTCACTGCCGCGCTCTCACTTACCGGCATTCGGAGTTTGGCTAAGGTCAGTAACCCGGTAGGGCCCATCGCCTATCCAGTGCTCTACCTCCGGCAAGAAACACACGACGCTGCACCTAAATGCATTTCGGGGAGAACCAGCTATCACGGAGTTTGATTGGCCTTTCACCCCTAACCACAGGTCATCCCCCAGGTTTTCAACCCTGGTGGGTTCGGTCCTCCACGAAGTCTTACCTCCGCTTCAACCTGCCCATGGCTAGATCACTCCGCTTCGGGTCTTGAGCGCGCTACTCTATCGCCCTATTCGGACTCGCTTTCGCTACGGCTTCCCCACACGGGTTAACCTCGCAACACACCGCAAACTCGCAGGCTCATTCTTCAAAAGGCACGCAGTCACGAGAACAAGGCAAGCCTTGTTCCGACGCTCCCACGGCTTGTAGGCACACGGTTTCAGGTACTATTTCACTCCGCTCCCGCGGTACTTTTCACCATTCCCTCACGGTACTATCCGCTATCGGTCACCAGGGAATATTTAGGCTTAGCGGGTGGTCCCGCCAGATTCACACGGGATTTCTCGGGCCCCGTGCTACTTGGGTGTCTCTCAAACGAGCCGCTGATGTTTCGACTACGGGGGTCTTACCCTCTACGCCGGACCTTTCGCATGTCCTTCGCCTACATCAACGGTTTCTGACTCGTCTCACAGCCGGCAGACTGTGAAAGAGAGATCCCACAACCCCGTATACGCAACCCCTGCCGGGTCTCACACGCATACGGTTTGGCCTCATCCGGTTTCGCTCGCCACTACTCCCGGAATCACGGTTGTTTTCTCTTCCTGCGGGTACTGAGATGTTTCACTTCCCCGCGTTCCCTCCACATACCCTATGTGTTCAGGTATGGGTGACAGCCCATGACGACTGCCGGGTTTCCCCATTCGGAAACCCCCGGATCAAAGCCTGGTTGACGACTCCCCGGGGACTATCGTGGCCTCCCACGTCCTTCATCGGTTCCTGGTGCCAAGGCATCCACCGTGCGCCCTTAAAAACTTGGCCACAGATGCTCGCGTCCACTGTGCAGTTCTCAAACAACGACCAGCCACCCGTCACACACCGCTCACGCGATGCTTCACCGGGGCCGGCATCGAGGGGGTTCATTCCCTCAGACACCCAACAGCGTGCCCGACACCCTCGCCACTCATGATCAGCTTTCCACGCTCCGAAGAGCAGTACTGGCAGTCCGAGATGACTGAAAGTGCCGAATAATCAACGTTCCACCCATGAGCAACCAGTGCGAGACATTCGCTCGCATGCTGGCCTCTGGACAACCTTGCGGCTGCCTAGAAGTGCTCCTTAGAAAGGAGGTGATCCAGCCGCACCTTCCGGTACGGCTACCTTGTTACGACTTCGTCCCAATCGCTGGTCCCACCTTCGACAGCTCCCTCCCACAAGGGGTTGGGCCACCGGCTTCGGGTGTTACCGACTTTCGTGACGTGACGGGCGGTGTGTACAAGGCCCGGGAACGTATTCACCGCAGCAATGCTGATCTGCGATTACTAGCAACTCCGACTTCATGGGGTCGAGTTGCAGACCCCAATCCGAACTGAGACAGGCTTTTTGAGATTCGCTCCACCTCACGGTTTCGCAGCTCATTGTACCTGCCATTGTAGCACGTGTGCAGCCCAAGACATAAGGGGCATGATGACTTGACGTCGTCCCCACCTTCCTCCGAGTTGACCCCGGCGGTCTCCTGTGAGTCCCCATCACCCCGAAGGGCATGCTGGCAACACAGGACAAGGGTTGCGCTCGTTGCGGGACTTAACCCAACATCTCACGACACGAGCTGACGACAGCCATGCACCACCTGTACACCGACCACAAGGGGGGCACTATCTCTAATGCTTTCCGGTGTATGTCAAGCCTTGGTAAGGTTCTTCGCGTTGCGTCGAATTAAGCCACATGCTCCGCTGCTTGTGCGGGCCCCCGTCAATTCCTTTGAGTTTTAGCCTTGCGGCCGTACTCCCCAGGCGGGGAACTTAATGCGTTAGCTGCGGCACCGACGACGTGGAATGTCGCCAACACCTAGTTCCCACCGTTTACGGCGTGGACTACCAGGGTATCTAATCCTGTTCGCTCCCCACGCTTTCGCTCCTCAGCGTCAGTAATGGCCCAGAGATCCGCCTTCGCCACCGGTGTTCCTCCTGATATCTGCGCATTTCACCGCTACACCAGGAATTCCGATCTCCCCTACCACACTCTAGCTAGCCCGTATCGAATGCAGACCCGGGGTTAAGCCCCGGGCTTTCACACCCGACGTGACAAGCCGCCTACGAGCTCTTTACGCCCAATAATTCCGGACAACGCTTGCGCCCTACGTATTACCGCGGCTGCTGGCACGTAGTTAGCCGGCGCTTCTTCTGCAGGTACCGTCACTTTCGCTTCTTCCCTGCTGAAAGAGGTTTACAACCCGAAGGCCGTCATCCCTCACGCGGCGTCGCTGCATCAGGCTTTCGCCCATTGTGCAATATTCCCCACTGCTGCCTCCCGTAGGAGTCTGGGCCGTGTCTCAGTCCCAGTGTGGCCGGTCGCCCTCTCAGGCCGGCTACCCGTCGTCGCCTTGGTGAGCCATTACCTCACCAACAAGCTGATAGGCCGCGGGCTCATCCTTCACCGCCGGAGCTTTCAACCACCACAGATGCCTGCGGTAGTGGTATCCGGTATTAGACCCCGTTTCCAGGGCTTGTCCCAGAGTGAAGGGCAGATTGCCCACGTGTTACTCACCCGTTCGCCACTAATCCCCACCGAAGTGGTTCATCGTTCGACTTGCATGTGTTAAGCACGCCGCCAGCGTTCGTCCTGAGCCAGGATCAAACTCTCCGTGAATGTTTACCGGTAATCCGGTGCACACACACGAGAGCGGAACCACCGGAGGAATAATCCGATGGTTCACAGCGTCCTCGCTGTATGTTTCTTCAAAGGAACCTCGCCCCAACCGGAACCGGTCGGAGACGGGGTATCAACTAAATCTGGCGTTGATTTTTGGCACGCTGTTGAGTTCTCAAGGAACGGACGCTTCCTTTGTACTCACCCGAGAGACTCTCTCAGGCTTTCCTCCGGGCTTTTCCCTTCGGTCTTGCGTTTCCGACTCTATCAGACCGTTTCCGGTTCCGATTTCCTCGGTGCTTTCCAGGTTTCCGCTTTCGCGTTTCCCTTTCCGGCGGTTCCGACTCTATCAGATCCTTTCGGGCCTGACTCCCAGTCAGCGGGGCTTGTCTTCCCGGCCGTTGGGCCGTTCCGACGAGTGAGACTTTAGCGGATTCCCGGCCCCCGAGCTAATCGGGGGTCCGCGTCCTTTCGAACGTGGATTCCTCATTTCGCGAATACGCACGCCAATACGCACGACGACAGGTCGTCGATTGTTTGCTGGTACCTGCGGAATGGCTGTCCGGGGACCGACCGGAGTCGGCTCTCACGTCGGACAACTCGGAGAACACTACGGACCGGGTCCGGGTGTGTCAACCCCACCCCGGAGGGGACCCTCCAGGCGTACTGTGGGACGCATGACGACGCGTACGTACACCCAGCTGTGGTGGGCCGCCTGACGGCGGCCGGACCTACGTATGCACTCAACGGCCGCCGCTTCGGCGGCCGTTCTCGTATCTCCTCCGGAGCTCCAGGGGGACGGCCCGCACAGGCGGCGGTCCCGACCAGGAGATGGAGTAGAGATGACAAGGGTCTTCAGTGGGGTCAAGCCGACCGGGCATCTGACGCTGGGGAACTACCTGGGGGCCATGCGGCGGTGGGCTGCCGTGGACCAGCACCAGGCCGACGCGCTCTTCTGCGTCGTAGACCTGCACGCGCTGACCGTGGACCACGATCCGGCGCGGGTGCGGCGGCTCAGTCGGCAGGCGGCGACCCTGTTGCTTGCCACGGGGCTGGATCCGGAGCTGTGCACCGTGTTCGTACAGAGTCATGTGGACGAGCACGCGCGGCTGTCGTATCTGCTGGAGTGCGTGGCCACGGACGGTGAGATGCGGCGGATGATCCAGTACAAGGAGAAGGCCGCGCGGGAGCGGGAGCGTGGCGGGAGTGTGCGGCTGTCGCTGCTGACGTATCCGGTGCTGATGGCGGCGGACATCCTGGCGTACCGGACGGACGAGGTGCCGGTCGGAGACGACCAGGCGCAGCATGTGGAGCTGGCGCGGGACATCGCGGTGCGGTTCAACCAGCGGTACGGCCATACGTTCGTGGTGCCTCGGGTCACGCGTCCCGGTGTGGCGGCTCGGGTCATGAATCTTCAGGATCCGGCGTCGAAGATGGGGAAGAGCGACGACGTCGGGCCTGGGATCGTCTATCTGCTGGACGAGCCGGACGTCGTACGGAAGAAGGTCATGCGGGCGGTGACCGACAGTGGGTCCGAGGTCGTGTACGACCGGGAGGCTCGGCCGGGGGTGGCCAATCTGCTGGAGATCCTCGCGGCGTGCTCGGGTGGGAACCCCGAGGAGCTGAGCGGTGTATATGAGTCGTACGGCGCCTTGAAGAAGGACACTGCGGACGCCGTGGTGGAGGTTCTGAGGCCCGTGCAGGAGAGGCACAAGGAGTTGTGCGCGGATCCTGGCTATGTGGAGGGGGTGCTGCGGGATGGTGCGGAGAAGGCTCGGGCGATGGCCCGGCCGACCGTGGATGCCGCGTATCGGGCGATCGGGCTGCTGCCGGCGGCTGCCGATATCGGGGTGACCGCTTAGAGCATGCGCTGGGCCGCCCCTCCCTGGGGTGGGGCGGCCGGTGTCGTCAGTTGTTGCCGGAGGCCAGTTCGCGGCTGCGGTCGCGGGCGGCTTCGAGGGCGGCGATGAGGGCCGCTCGTACGCCGTGGTTCTCGAGCTCGCGGATGGCGTTGATCGTCGTGCCCGCGGGGGACGTGACGTTCTCGCGGAGCTTGACGGGGTGTTCGCCGCTGTCGCGGAGCATCGTGGCGGCGCCGATCGCGGACTGGACGATGAGGTCGTGGGCCTTGTCGCGGGGCAGGCCGAGCAGGATGCCGGCGTCCGTCATGGCTTCGACCAGGTAGAAGAAGTACGCCGGGCCGGAGCCGGAGAGGGCGGTGCAGGCGTCCTGCTGGGACTCGGGCACGCGCAGCGTCTTGCCGACGGCGCCGAAGATCTCCTCGGCGTGGGCGAGGTGGTCGGCGGTGGCGTGGCTGCCGCCGGAGATGACGGACATGGCCTCGTCGACGAGGGCGGGGGTGTTCGTCATGACGCGGACGACCGGGGTGCCCGCGGCGAGGCGCTCCTCGAAGAAGGAGGTGGGGATGCCTGCCGCACCGCTGATGATCAGTCGGTCGGCGGGGACGTGCGGGGCGAGCTCGTCCAGGAGGGTGCCCATGTCCTGCGGCTTGACCGTAAGGATCAGGGTGTCGGCGGTCTTGGCGGCCTCGGCGTTGGTGACCGGCGTGACTCCGTAGCGCGCGCGGAGTTCTTCGGCTCGCTCCTGCCGGCGGGCGGTGACGAGGAGGCCGGCCGGGGCCCAGCCGCCTCGGATCATTCCGCTGAGCAGGGCTTCGCCGATCTTGCCGGTGCCGAGGACTGCGACTTTCTGGGTCATGGCTGCGGGTGCCCTCCGGGGGTTGCGTCGTCCGGGGTTCATCCTCGCACCGGGGGTGGGGGTGTGGCTCGGTTGTCCGGTGGGCGGGACGTCGGCCGCTGTCCGGGTGCGCGGGTGTCGGCTATTGCGTCCTGCGCCTCAGCGTCGCCGCGCCCAGGCCCAGGACCAGCAGGGCGCAGCCGGCCACGATCAGGGCGTCGCGGACGAAGGTGGCGGTCATGTCGGTGTGCTTGAGGACCTCGTTCATGCCGTCGACGGCGTAGGACATGGGGAGTACGTCGGAGATGGCCTCCAGCACGGGGTGCATGTTGTCCCGGGGTGTGAACAGGCCGCAGAGGAGGAGCTGGGGGAAGATCACGGCCGGCATGAACTGGACGGCCTGGAACTCGGAGGCGGCGAAGGCCGATACGAAGAGGCCGAGGGCGGTGCCGAGGAGCGCGTCGAGCAGGGCGACCAGGAGGAGGAGCCAGGGGCTGCCGGTGACGTCGAGGCCGAGGCCCCAGAGGGCGAGGGCGGTGGCGAGGGCGGACTGGATGATCGCGAGGGTGCCGAAGGCGAGGGCGTAGCCGGCGATGAGGTCGCCTTTGCCGAGGGGCATGGCGAGTAGGCGTTCGAGGGTGCCGGAGGTGCGTTCGCGGAGGGTGGCGATGGAGGTGACGAGGAACATCGTGATCAGGGGGAAGATCCCGAGGAGGGAGGCGCCGATGTTGTCGAAGGTGCGCGGGCTGCCGTCGAAGACGTAGCGCAGCAGGAACAGCATCACGCAGGGCACCAGGATCATCAGCGCGATCGAACGCGGGTCGTGGCGGAGCTGGCGCAGGACGCGGGCCGCGGTGGCGAGGGTGCGGGAGGCGTTGAGGGCGCTGGTCGGGGCTGGGGTGACGGGCGTGGTGGCGGTCGTGGTGCTCATCGGGTCGTCTCCCTCTCGTTCTCCCGCTTGCTCTCCTTCTTGTTCTCCTTCTTGTTCTCCTTGCGTCCCGCTGCGACGGCCTCGTCCACGAGGTGCAGGAAGGCGTCTTCGACGGTGTCGGAGCCGGTGCGGGTGCGCAGGGCGTCCGGGGTGTCGTCGGCGAGGATCTCGCCCTCGCGCATGAGGAGGAGGCGGTGGCAGCGCTCGGCCTCGTCCATGACGTGGGAGGAGATGAGGAGGGTGGCGCCGCGCTGGGTGGCGATGTCGTGGAAGAGGTTCCAGAGGTCGCGGCGCAGGACGGGGTCCAGGCCGACGGTGGGTTCGTCGAGGACGAGGAGTTCGGGGGTGCCGAGGAGGGCCACGGCCAGGGAGACGCGGCTGCGTTGGCCGCCGGAGAGGTTGCCGGCGAGGGAGTCGGCGTGGCTGGTGAGGTCGACGTCGTCGATGACCCGGGTGACGTCGGTGTGGCGGCGGTCGGCGGCGGCGTGGCCGGGGGCGAGGATCGCGGCGAAGTAGGCGAGGTTCTGGCGGACGGTCAGGTCGTCGTAGACGGAGGGGGCTTGGGTGACGTAGCCGATGCGGGTGCGCAGGGCGGGGTGTCCTGCGGGGTGGCCAAGGACGTCGAGGGTGCCGGTGGCCTTGGCCTGGGTGCCGACGACGGAGCGCATGAGGGTGGATTTTCCGCAGCCGGAAGGACCTAGGAGGCCGGTGATCTGACCGCGGGGGACGGTGAAGTCGAGGCCGCGTAGGACGGTGCGGGGGCCGCGGACGACGGTGAGGCCTTCGGCGTGGACGGCAGGGGTGTCGGGCGGCCCGGAAGAATAATTCATCATGCGATGAATAATGCTCTCGGGCCCCGGGCTCGTCAAGCAGCGTGCGTACGGCGGGCGCGGCAGCGCAGGCGCGTGATGGCGTGACCGGAGGCAGACGATCCGGCCGGTGCGCCTCAAGAGCCCCCTGTGGCTCGGTGGAGCGGGCTGCGCGATCAACTCCCCTTCCTGACAATGGGATTCAGTGCCGTGTACTCCCCCGACACGGCGCGCCCACGCATCTCCTGATCGCTTCGCAACCGGAGGTGCTCCTGTCATGCGTGTTCTGCGCGATGGCGTACACAAGGC
This DNA window, taken from Streptomyces sp. NBC_00663, encodes the following:
- a CDS encoding ABC transporter permease yields the protein MSTTTATTPVTPAPTSALNASRTLATAARVLRQLRHDPRSIALMILVPCVMLFLLRYVFDGSPRTFDNIGASLLGIFPLITMFLVTSIATLRERTSGTLERLLAMPLGKGDLIAGYALAFGTLAIIQSALATALALWGLGLDVTGSPWLLLLVALLDALLGTALGLFVSAFAASEFQAVQFMPAVIFPQLLLCGLFTPRDNMHPVLEAISDVLPMSYAVDGMNEVLKHTDMTATFVRDALIVAGCALLVLGLGAATLRRRTQ
- a CDS encoding ABC transporter ATP-binding protein, coding for MMNYSSGPPDTPAVHAEGLTVVRGPRTVLRGLDFTVPRGQITGLLGPSGCGKSTLMRSVVGTQAKATGTLDVLGHPAGHPALRTRIGYVTQAPSVYDDLTVRQNLAYFAAILAPGHAAADRRHTDVTRVIDDVDLTSHADSLAGNLSGGQRSRVSLAVALLGTPELLVLDEPTVGLDPVLRRDLWNLFHDIATQRGATLLISSHVMDEAERCHRLLLMREGEILADDTPDALRTRTGSDTVEDAFLHLVDEAVAAGRKENKKENKKESKRENERETTR